In [Mycobacterium] stephanolepidis, the genomic window CGGCTCGGTCCGAATTCTGCTGCACACCGAGCACGATGCGATCCGGGTGCAGAGTGTCCTTGACGGCATAGCCTTCGCGCAGGAACTCGGGGTTCCAAGCCACCTCGACGTCAACGCCTTCAGCCGCGAATCCGGCTGCCCGCTGACCAAGTTCGCGTGCGGTGCCCACCGGGACGGTCGATTTGCCGATGATGACCGCCGACTCGGTCAGCAGCGGAACCAGGGTGTCGATCACCGAGTGGACGTGGCTCAGGTCCGCGCCGTATTCACCCTTCTTCTGCGGCGTACCGACGCCCAGAAAATGCACATCGGCGAATTCCGCGGCCTCGGCATAGCTCGTGGTGAAACGCAGCCGACCCGATGCGATGTTGCTCTGCAAGATCTTTCGAAGGCCGGGTTCGTAGAACGGGATGTCGCCGCCAGAGAGTTTGGCGACCTTACCTGGGTCGATGTCAATGCCGAGCACCTCGTGGCCAAGCTCGGCCATGCAGGCCGCATGGGTGGCGCCGAGGTATCCGGTTCCGAAAACGGTGCATCTCATACTGCCTATATAGGCCTCCAGGGTTAGCAACCTGGATACGCCGCACCATCGGTGTCCTAACGCCGGATGTACGGCGAAAAGCACTGTGAATTACGGATTAATGGCCGCCAAACTGCCAGGGAAAACCCGAGTTGGAGCCGCCGCCGGATCCGCTGCCCGATCCACCTCCGTGGGAGCCACCGCTGTCGCCCCACCCGCCACGAGAACTGCCGCTGTCGCCCCATCCACCGCGAGACCCGCCCTGATCGCCCCAGCCGCCACGTGAGGACCCGTTATCGGAGCCACCGCGTGAGCCGCCGTCGCCCCAACCACCGCGACCGGATCCGCTGTCGGGGCCACCGCGCGAGCCGCCACGGGACCCGCCGTCGGAATTCCCACCGCCAATGGGGGGCAGGCCCGGAATCGAGATGATGGGCGGCTGCTGTGTCTGAACGGGCGGTGTCCACGTCGGGGTGTACTCCGGCGGCGCATAGGCCGGTCGATTACGTGGGGTGCCCACCACGGATTCTCCTGGCGCCTCGGCTGCTCCCACACGGGCGGGAACAACGGAATCGGCACCGGCACGATGGCCGGTGGGGGTGCCACCGGCGCGGGTTCCTCCGGGGCTGGTGCGGCCGGTGGCGGGGGCGCCTCGGGCGCGGGCGCCGGGGCCTGCGGTGCGGGCTTGGCGGCCACCGGCGCGGGGTTGCGCTGCGGCGCCGGAGCCACCACTTGCTGCACCGGGGCGGGTGCGACGGGCGCGGGTGCCTCGGCCACCGGCGGCGGGGCTTGTTTGGGCGCCTCGGGCGGCAGCGGATTCTGCACCGGGTTCTGCACTACCGCACGGTCCGGTGAGGACGGGCCCTGGTCCACTGTGGAGCGCACAGTCACGGTCAGCGAGACGGCCAGCGCTATCGAGCAGATGCCGAAGACCAGCAGCAGCGGCGCCCCCACCAGCAGGAACGGCTTGCGTTCTGCCGGTTGGTCCTCGATGTCCTCGTATTCGCTCAGTTCGGTCTTGGCATCCCCGAATTCGCCGGCACTTTCGGTGACAGCGTCGGGATGCGCGAAGCCCGTCCCCGTGGGTCCTTCGAGCGAGTAGGCCTGCCCCAACAGCGCGGTGCTGGCCTCGAAATCCGGTTCCTGCGCCGATGCCAACGCGGCGCCACGGGCCAACGCCAGCTCGGGCTGGTCCGGGGAGTTCACCGGCAGGGAGATCGCCTCGCCCAGGGGGTCGGTGAGGTCGGAGACATCGGTGCCCAGGCCCAGCAAGAACACCCCATCGGGCGCGTTGTCGTGGCCCTTGAGCGGGTTCACCAGGCTTGCCAGTACCCCGGGGGTCACTCCGGTGATGAGCGGCTCGCTGGCCAGGCCGACGATCGATCCGTCGGCGGAATCGACCACTGCCAGCGTCGCGTTCTCCGGCTCGATCACCAGCAACGCCGACTTGTCGTACCCGGTGACATTGCTGGCAGCCTTGGCCAGCGCCCCTCCGGCGTGCAGAGCGGAGAAGAACTCGACACCGTCGATTCCGCGGCTGGCCAGTGAATCGCGTAGCGCGGCGGCTTCGGTGTGATCGCTCCACACCACGCCGGTGGACACCAGGTGATGGCCACCGTCGAGCATGCCGTCGCGGGTGCCGACGATCGCGGAAAGAACCTGATCGGAGGCGGTGCCTTCGCCGTCGGAGACGATGATGGTGTCGGTATCGACGATCCTGCCGTCCGCACCCGCGCCCTCGACCAGTACTAGCCGGGCAGTCGTCGGTGTCATCGAGACACCAAGTACGACGTCCACGTCAGATCCTCCGCTACATATCGACACGGTCACCCGAACAAACGCGCCGAGGCCGTCAAAAAGTTCGAGTTGTTGCCGATTGTGTATCGGTGCGGCGCGTTTCCCCGTTACCCCAGCTAGGGGTTGATGAAGTTCTGGTAGGAGCGCGACGGGGTTGGACCGCGCTGCCCCTGGTATTTCGACCCTACCCCGGCACTTCCGTACGGGTGCTCGGCCGGCGATGTCAGGCGCAGCAGACACAGCTGCCCGATCTTCATGCCCGGCCACAACGTGATGGGCAGGTTGGCGACGTTCGAAAGCTCCAGGGTGATGTGTCCGGAGAAGCCGGGGTCGATGAATCCGGCGGTGGAGTGGGTCAACAGGCCCAGGCGCCCCAACGAGGACTTTCCTTCCAACCGTCCGGCAAGGTCGTCGGGCAGCGAGCAGATCTCCAGCGTGGACCCGAGCACGAACTCGCCGGGATGCAGCACAAACGGCTCGCCCTCGTCCGGCTCCACCAGGCTGGTCAGCTCATCTTGGCGTTGTTTGGGGTCGATATGCGTGTAGCGGGTGTTGTTGAACACCCGGAACAGGCTGTCGAGCCGAACATCGATGCTCGACGGCTGAATGAGGGCTGGATCAAGGGGCTCGATGCCGAGACGCCCGGCGTCGAGCTCGGCACGAATATCGCGATCGGACAGCAGCACGCGACGAGCCTACCGAGGACCCGCCGGTACGCAGGGGCTCGGGCGGATGCGGCTACCCCCTGATGGCGATGACAGCTCCGGGCCGCAGCCAGCCGATGAGTCGTACCAACGCGGCATCGTCGAGTGTCACGCATCCGGCCGAGGGCCCACCGTCGGAGGCGTGCACGAAGAATGCCGACCCGCCGCCGGGGGTGCGTGATTTGTTGACGCCCATGACGATCGCGCGGGGGTATCCGTCCAGCTCTTCACTCAGCGAGGTGTCGAACGGGCAAGCGGATTGCGCGCACCGTTGGTGCGAGTTGTACCCCGGACTCGCGGGATCGCCGTCCCACCAGTCGTCGGCATCCACCTGCAGATAGTTCAGGCCGTGCGCCACGGACGGTTCAGTACCAAAGGCGTAATCGAGGCTGAAGACGCCGGTGGGGGTCGCCGGGTTGTCGTCGCTGGCGGTGGCCGCGAATCCGGCCGAACCGACATCGGACGGCACGTTCTGTTCGACCGGTTCCCAGGTAACGCCCGAACGCTGCCAGATACCGATGACGGCCTTGGCGCCACCGGTCCCCTGGACCGATACGACTTGTGTTGCGGTACCGACAGATTCGGCGAACCACGGCGGCGGCGTGGCCTGTGCCGCGGCAGCCGGAACAACGGCGACCGGATGCATCTCGGGGGCGGTGCCGCACGCGCCGGCCAGCAGCACAACGCTCAGCGGCAGCAGGCGGATCGGGCGCACTCATCCATGGTGCGGGTCAAACCTGAAAAACGCCTGTTAGTAACTAACCCTTAATGGCAATGACCGCACCGGGCCTCAGCCAGCCGATCAACTGCACGAGCATCCCGTCGTCGAGGGATACACAGCCCGCGGTCGGTCCGCCGTCGGTGCTGTGTACGAAGAAGGCCGAACCACCGCCGGGGACGCGCTCCTTGTTCACACCCATGACGATGGCGTGTTTGTACTGCGGGATCGGGAGGTTCTCACTCTGCGAGGTGTTGAACGGGCATTCGGCCTTGGCGCACTGCTGATGCGTGTTGTAGGTGGGGCTGTTGCTATCGCCGTCCCACCAGTCGTTGGGCCCGATCTGGAGGTACCGCAGCCCGCTCGGAGGCGGTGGTGCGGTACCAAATGCCCAGTCCAGCGAGTAGACGCCGTTGGGGGTGGCCGAGGCTCCCTCGCGGGCCTTGTCGATGAATCCGGCCGAGCCCACGTGGGCGGGAATCCCGGTGGATACGGCTTTCCATTCGTTGCCGCTGCGCTGGAACACGTCGATCTTGGCTTTGGAGCCGCCGGCGCCGTTGACCGCGACCACCTGGGTCGCGTTGCCGACAGACTGGGCGAACCAGGGCACGAAGGGTTCCGCGGCAGCAGATGTTGAGGTAGCCAGGGCAAGTATGGCCGCGCACAGCAGCGTCACAAGACGGAACACGAGACCATCCTCGCTGATGTTGTTCTCGAATCCTTCAAGGTTGGGACACGGTTGCGCCACGGACCGATCGGTATAGTTCGGCCATGGACGCCGAGCTCGAAGAATGGAAAGCCGCCGGGCATTACTTCGATTACCTGGGTTTCGACATCTTCTACCGCATTGAGGGCAGCGGGCCTCCCCTGTTACTCGTGCACGGGTATCCCTTCAACTCATGGGATTGGGCGCTGATCTGGCCCACGTTGGTGCAGCGGTTCACGGTCATCGCGCCGGACATGATCGGGATGGGCTTCTCCGACAAACCCGTTCAGTACGGGTACTCGGTTCTCGACCACGCCGATATGCATGAGGCACTGCTGTCCTATCTGGGTATCGAGCGGATTCACCTGCTCACCCATGATCTGGGGAACTCCGTTGGCCAGGAGTTGTTGGCACGCTTCGAGTTCGAAGAACAGTCGCGCGGCCGAGTGCCCATCGACTCGGTCACCTGGCTCAACGGCGGGCTCTTCATCGAGGCCTATCGGCCCCGTATCGCCCAGACCTTGATGTCTCGAACACCGTTGGGCGACTTGGTGAGCCGGTTCCAGGGCACCCCGCTGTCGCGTCGGATCCTGGATGCCGCCGTCAGCGAGATGTTCGGCCCGGACACCAAACCGTCGCCACGGCTGCTGTCTTTGTTCCAGCAGGTGTTGGAGTACAACGACGGCGCCCGCGTCACCCATCAGGTGGGCCGATTCATCAACGACCGCTATGACAACCGGAGTCGATGGGTGCGGGCCATGCGCGAAACCGCCGTGCCGATGCGGATGATCGACGGACCGATCGACCCCAACTCCGGGTTGCACATGGCCGAGCGCTATCTCGAGGTCATTCACGACCCCGACGTGGTGCTACTCGATGACAACATCGGCCATTGGCCACAGATCGAGGCGCCCGAGGCGGTGCTCACGCATTTCCTCGCGCACATCGATCGAGTGACTACTTAGGCGGGGCCGTATCCAGGTACGAGGAGAAGGTCGCGTAGTTACAGTCGGCCTCGCCGGTGCCGGTCGTGCTCTGGCACACCACCTTGTCGTTCAGGTAGATACGCACCGTCACCGCCGCATCCGGGGCGGCGGTGGATCGCCAGTCGGCCTTGATCTCCGCGTGATTGGGCGTCTTGGCGCCACGGGACAGATCGCCGACGGGCGCGTCGACCTTCCAGGGCAAGGTCACGCCGTCGGCGGGCTGCATCTCGGTGCCGTCCCAGTACTGCACGTTCGCCGTGGTGGCGGTGGACGAGGTGACCTCGTACGTCACGGTTTTGTCATCCGCGTGCGCTGCCGCCGGGAAGCTAAGTGCGCAGGCTGAGGCCACGGCAGACGCGGCAAGTAGTTGACGGACGGTCATGGAACACCTCGAGATGTCAGTACGGTTTACAGATCGTTAGGCAGGCTACAGGGATTTTCTGGGTGTCTGCTGAGGCTGTGTCCCAGGGGTTTCCGCGCGACTACGTAAGCAAACTGTCAAGCGTCCGAACCGTGAGGCGAGCCGACTTGGGGAGCGGCTCCGCAACAGGGACGCAGAGCCACACCGGCGGCGAGAAGGATTCTCCTGACCGCCGAGTATGGGGCTCCGGACGCGGTAGCCAGGTCACGGATGCTGGCGCCGGCTTCGTATCCGGCCGCGAGCTGCGCACGTTCGGGGCTCATCACGGGTGGCGGTTTGGGGCGCTGGTCACGCCGGCGTTCGATTTCGGTGGCGCCACCCCAAATCCCGTAGGGCTGGCCCGTCTGCAGCGCGTAGGTGAGACAGACCGCGGCAACGGGGCATCGACGGCAGATGCTTTTGGCTTGTTGTTCGCGCGTATGGCGTACGGATCTGAGCTCGCGATCGCACGGGAAGAACAGCTCTGGGTCTACTGAGGCGTGCCGACATCGGCCGTGCATTTGCCAATGCGCATCATGGACATCTGGCGGTGGTGATTGCATAACAAGCTTTCGTTCTCGATACGCCGGGCAATCAACGGTTGCCGCGTCCGGGCCACCAGCTGGTTGAGGCCCGATCTCTGAGCAGCGCCCAGCGCGGTCGGAGATCTCCGACCTTCACCCTTGCGACGATAGGAAGCGACCGATTCGGTGCCATCATCCTTTTCGGGTGATCTTCCGGCGCAGACGATAACGCCGGGCGCGGGAAGCGACATGAGTCCCGGTGGGTAGGGTCGGCCATCTGCGACGTCTTAAGAAGGAGGACTCGCCGGTGGATCAGGTCAATAGGCCGCTGACTGCGTTGGTGGAATTACCGGGCGGGCCATTTTTCATGGGCTGCAACAACTTCTATCCGGAGGAACGGCCGGAACGCACCGCGTCGGTCGATGCTTTCGCCATCGAGCGCCACCCGGTCACCAATGCTCAGTTCACCGATTTCATCGCCGAGACCGGTTACGTCACCGTGGCCGAGAAGACGCCCGACCCGGCGCAGTACCCGGGCGCCTCGCCCGACGATCTGGTCCCTGGCGCGATGGTGTTCCGGGCTACCGGCGGACCGGTGAACCTGCACGACTGGCAACAGTGGTGGGACTGGGTTCCCGGCGCCTGCTGGCGGCGGCCATTCGGGCCGGACAGCGATATCGACGACGTCCCAGATCATCCCGTCGTGCAGGTCGCCTACACCGATGCGGCGGCTTACGCTCGCTGGGCGGGCAGGCGGCTGCCCACCGAGGCCGAGTGGGAATACGCCGCGCGCGGCGGCAGCGCGACGACTTATGCCTGGGGCGACGAGGTGTCACCCGGGGGACAACTGATGGCCAATACGTGGCAGGGCAGATTCCCGTATCGCAGCGACGGCGCACTGGGCTGGCACGGCACGTCTCCCGTCGGCACGTTCCCGCCCAATGACTTTGGTCTTCTCGACATGATCGGCAATGTCTGGGAGTGGACGTCCACGCGCTTCGAACCGGGCGCCGAAGCTCCCACATCGTGCTGCAGTCCTTCGGAAAATCCCGACCCATCGGTGATACAGGCTCTCAAGGGAGGCTCGCATCTCTGCGCACCCGAGTACTGCCACCGCTACCGGCCGGCGGCGCGCTCGCCTCAGTCGCAGGACAGCGCGACCACCCACATCGGATTCCGCTGCGTGCAGAGCCGGTTATGATTCCTACCCGGAGACCGCGCCCACCGGCGCGCCCATGATGGCGACAACAAGCGCGTACATGGTTCCGATGTCAGACTGATCCCGCGCTACGGCAACGTACGTGGTCGCATTGACTTGCCGGAGGAACTGTATGAAACGTGATGTTCGAGCCCAACTCGACGTAGACATCTTGGCGCCGTCAACCTTGGAGTTCCAGATCGCCGTGTCGCCACTTCCCGGCGCCCAGGTGACGGAGACCATGTCGCTGGAGCTGAATGGACAACCGGTCGAGGCCCAGGAGGTCGCGGGCGAGCACGGCAACCGTATCCATCGGCTCTATGTGGGGCAGGGCAACCTCCAAGTCACTTATGAGGCAACCATTCTCGGGCAGGCGGACGAAGTTCCGGTCGAGGCCGCAGATCTGTCGACGTACTTGCGCCCGAGCCGCTACGCCGAGGCTGACAAGTTCTACGGTTTCGCGGCAACCGAATTCGGTGAACACACCGAACCCGCGGTTCTGCTGGAGAAGGTCTCGTCCTGGGTCGGCTCACGGTTGACCTATTCACCGGGATCCAGCGATCCCATCGACGGTGCCGTCGATACCCTGCTGGCGGCCGCCGGAGTCTGCCGCGACTACGCACACCTGGTGGTGGCGTTGCTTCGAGCCGTGAAGGTGCCCGCCCGGTTGGTCGCGGTGTACGCGCCCGGCTGTGATCCGATGGACTTTCACGCCGTAGCTGAGGCCGTCGTCGACAACCGTTGGCGCGTGGTGGACGCCACCTGCCTGGCGCCGCGACAAACGATGGTGCGCATCACCACAGGGCGCGACGCCGCTGATACGGCATTTCTCGACAACCACGGCGGGCAGATCGTGTTGAACGGAACCTTCGTCTCCGCCGTGGTCGACGGTGAGTTACCTCAAGATCATGTCGATCAGCTCATCTCCCTGCGATGACCTCAGGGAGATGAGCTGACGACGGCTAGGAGTTCCCGGTCAACTTGTCCTTGACGGCGTCCACGCCTTCCTTGAGCTTGTCCGCGGCCTCGGTCAGCTTTTCCTTGACCGCGGCGATTCCCTGATCAAGCTGGCCTTCGGCCTTCAGATCCTCATCGCCGGTGGCAGCTCCAACGGCTTCCTTGGCGCGGCCCTTGAGGTCCTCGGCCGTGTTCTTTGCGTCGTCAGCAATTCCCATGTGTTTCAAACCTTTCTGTATTCCGGCCGCAGCAGGAGCGGGCGGAAGGTTCATCACATCGATCTCCGGCAGTTATCGTCAACGCCGCCTTCGACAGTACCCACGGATTCCCTCCGTTGTGATGAGTTCCTTCCACGGCACTGCCCCGAAGAATCACCCGAAAAGGGTGATGCTCACCCTCGCCCCTGTCATTAGCGTCGATGCAAGCATGTCTATTCATATATTCACGCCCATCTTTGCGATCACCCTCCGTTTCCGGATCTTGGCGAGACACAATGAATCACGTTGATGAATAGCGCCGCGGTGACGCCACTGCAGACCCAGATTCTTCGCTCCGAGAGGACTACTCATGGAACCCACTAATGGGGACACCGCCGAACCCACCGAGAACAACAAACGAGGAGGCCTCTCACGGCGTTCGATTCTGGGCGGTATCGCGGCCGCCGGTGTCGGTGCCGCCGCGGCGACCGCCGCGATCAAGGGGTTTGAGGGCACCGATCACGCGACAGGTGCCGGTACACCGGGCACCGGACCGACTAATGAGGACTTCCACGGGAAGATCGCCCTCGACGTGCGCGACTCCACACCCGACTGGACTCCGTATGAATTGAAGCGCGCGCCGGAGGGGGCGCCCAACATCCTGGTGGTGTTGTACGACGACACCGGCCTGGCCGCCTGGTCGCCATTCGGCGGACGTATCAACATGCCGGTGATGCAGCGCCTCGCCGACAACGGGCTGCGGTACTCGCAATGGCACACCACGGCGCTGTGTTCGCCGACGCGGTCCTGCCTGCTGACCGGCCGCAATCATCACGTGAACCGCTCGGCGTCGATCACCGAGGCCTCCAACGGATTTCCCGGTGCAGCGGGTCGGCTGCCCGCCGAGTGCGCCACCATCGGACAGGTGCTGCAGGACAACGGGTACAGCACGTTCTGGGTGGGCAAGAACCACAACGTGCCCGAAGAAGACATCGCCGGTGGCGGTAGCCGATCCGAGTGGCCCTTGCAGAAGGGCTTCGACCGCTACTACGGCTTCCTGGGCGGCGAGACCAACAACTGGTACCCCGACCTGGTGGAGGACAACCGGTTCATCGAGCCGCCGTACACCCCTGAAGAGGGCTATCACCTATCCAAAGACCTTGCCGATCAGGCTCTTCGAATGCTGCGGGATCAGCGGGCCACCAACCCGTCCAAGCCCTGGTATCTGTGGTTCTGCCCCGGCGCCAACCACGCTCCCCATCACAGCCCCGCCGAGTACACCGAGAAGTACAAGGGCAAGTTCGATGACGGCTACGAGGCCTACCGCGAATGGGTGCTGGCTCGCATGATCGAGAAGGGTGTCATCCCGAAGGACACCAAGCTCACCCCGCTCAACCCGATGCCCGCAGAGGTGGCCAACGAGGCAGACTCCGTGCGGCCGTGGAACACCTTGAATCCCGACGAGAAGCGCCTCTTCTCCCGGATGGCCGAGGTGTATGCCGGGTTCTCCGAGTACACCGATGCCCAAGTCGGCCGGATCGTCGACTATTTGGAACAGACCGGCCAGCTGGACAACACCATCGTGTTCTATTGCGCGGACAACGGCGCCTCCGGCGAGGGCTCCCCCAACGGCTCGGTGAACGAGAACAAATTCTTCAACGGCTATCCCGATGAGCTGTCGGAGAACATGCAGTACCTGGACAAGCTGGGCAGCCCCGATACCTACAACCATTACCCCACCGGGTGGGCGGTGGCCTTCTCCACGCCATTCCAGATGTTCAAGCGCTACTCACAGTTCTCGGGCGGTACGTGCGATCCGCTGGTGATCCACTGGCCCAAGGGCATCAAGGACAAGGGCCAGGTGCGCCACCAGTACCACCACGTCACCGATATCGTGCCGACCATCCTCGACGTGACGGGCCTGCAGATGCCGGAGACCTACCGCGGCGTCACGCAGTATCCGATGAACGGTGTCTCGATGCGGTACAGCTTCGAGAAGGCCGATGCCCCCACCACCAAGAAGCGGCAGTACTACGCAATGCTGGGTACCCGCGGGATCTGGGAGGACGGCTGGAAGGCCGCGGCGCTGCACGCACCGATCAGCGGCAAAGGCCATTTCGACCAGGACAAGTGGGAGCTGTATCACGTCGACGAAGACCGCTCCGAGTCAACGAATTTGGCCGATAAGTACCCCGACAAGCTCAAGGGGCTGATCGCGGCGTGGTTCGACGAGGCAGACAAGAACTTCGTGCTGCCCCTCGACGACCGGTCCGCCACCGAGTTGCTCACGATCGAGCGGCCGTCGACCGAGCCCAAACGCAACCGCTACATCTACTACCCCGACACCGCACCCGTGCCCGAGGGCGTGGCGGTCAGCATCCGCGGCCGGTCGTACAAGATCATCGCCGACGTGAAGACCACGAAGGATTCACAGGGCGTGATCTTCGCGCACGGTTCGCGATTCGGCGGGCATGCCCTTTTCCTCAAGGACGGAAAGCTCCACTACGTCTACAACTTTCTGGGGCTCAAGCCGGAGCAGGTGTTCGTCTCACCGCCGGTGGCTCCCGGGAAACGCACCCTGGGTATGGAATTCGTCCGCAAGGACAAGGGACAGTACGGCGAATCACTTGGCACGACAACGCTGTTCATCGACGGTAAGCCAGTTGCCAACGGCCCGATGCGGGCCCAGATCGGCAAGTTCACCCTGGCGGGCGACGGTCTGTGTGTCGGCTTCGACAGTGGAGACAACGTGTCGCAGCTGTACGCCCATCCCGGGACGTTCACCGGGGGAACCATCAAGGGTGTCGCGATCGACGTCAGCGAGGAAACGTTCATCGACCTGGAGAAGGAAGCACAGGCTGCCTGGGCGCGAGACTGAGCTCGCACGCGGGGTGAAATGCCGCCGGGCGCGGGCGGGCCATCGGGAAGCTGGTCCGTCCGAGCCCGGCGGCTCCATCCGTCGATAATCGATGTGCGAACCCGATATCAGCACGCGGAGGGGCCAGATGACTCGTAACCCTGACATCTGTGATCGGCCGCACCCCGGTGTGGGCTGCTTCGTCGTAAGAGACGGCCGGTTTCTGATGGGCCGGCGCCGTGGTGCCCATGGGGCAGGCACGTGGTCCGTACCAGGTGGCTGGATCGAGCGGGGCGAGAGCCCGGAATCGGCAGCGGTACGCGAAGTCTGGGAAGAAACCGGCATGAGAATCACCGATGCGCATGCCGTCGGTGCGACGACAACTGTCCATCCTGAAGGTTTGTGTTCTCTGACGGTCTGGGTCGTTTCGCGTTGGGAATCCGGTGAACCGATCTGCGTGGAACCTGACAAATTCGTTGAACAGCGCTGGTGCGTATTGGAAGAAGGCCTGCCCACACCGCTATTCGGCGTATGGACTGATCTATTGACCTCGCCCACCTACGCGCGTCTACGCGAGCTGTTGGTCGCCAACCCGTATGCATGACAGCGCCAAAGTACAGGCTGCTCAAACTCACAACGAGTTGACTAACTCCCGGATACAGTCAAATCTTCACCGCGACTTCGCTTAGCGGCCAAACCAACTCCCCTCATTTGTTCGATCGTCGCTATCTACTTCCGTGATCCGATTGCGCAACTTCTTGATTCCGAGTGGTTTGGAGTATCCGGTGGTCGACTGTGGCACCTTGCTATTGCGGACGAGCGCTGGAGCGCTGCTGATTACGGCAGGATGCCTGGTAGGTGCGAGTGCGGCGCAGGCCGCACCGTCCGGTGACGGGGCCGGAGCTCATGGGGCAGAGTCGGCCGGTGCGGCGAAATCCGTTTCCGGCGCTAAGTCTTGGGGTGAATCCACTGCTCCCGCCGGGACTTCCACAGCCACAGAATCCGCCAACACCAAGTCCTCCAAGGAATCACAACGCTCGGTCGCCCCTTGCAATCCGCGCGATGCAGCAGATTCATCCAGCACAGCGAGCCCCGGCAGCTCTGCCACGTCGCAGCAGAAGTCCGGTAGTGCCTCGTCGTCTGGGAATGCCGCAGCCACAAGCGATAAACCCGA contains:
- a CDS encoding nucleotide triphosphate diphosphatase NUDT15 — its product is MTRNPDICDRPHPGVGCFVVRDGRFLMGRRRGAHGAGTWSVPGGWIERGESPESAAVREVWEETGMRITDAHAVGATTTVHPEGLCSLTVWVVSRWESGEPICVEPDKFVEQRWCVLEEGLPTPLFGVWTDLLTSPTYARLRELLVANPYA